Proteins from a genomic interval of Panthera tigris isolate Pti1 chromosome A2, P.tigris_Pti1_mat1.1, whole genome shotgun sequence:
- the LOC102958160 gene encoding olfactory receptor 7C1-like — protein MEGRNQTHVTEFILLGLSDQGEQQSLLFWLFLSMYLVTFTGNLLMILAIIMDSRLHTPMYFFLSNLSFSDICFTSTTVPKMLLNIQTQSRAISYEGCLSQMYFFMLFGGLDHFLLTVMAYDRFVAICHPLHYMVIINPKFCGILLLGSWILSVLVSLLHDLLILRLSFCTELEILHFFCELKQVIQLACSDRFLNDLAVYLALGCI, from the exons atggaaggaagaaatcaaactcaCGTTACAGAATTTATCCTCCTGGGACTCTCAGACCAGGGGGAACAGCAGTCTCTGCTCTTTTGGCTGTTCCTGTCCATGTACCTGGTCACCTTCACTGGGAACCTACTCATGATCCTGGCCATTATCATGGACTCCCGCCTCCAcacgcccatgtacttcttcctctccaacctGTCCTTTTCAGACATCTGTTTCACCTCCACCACCGTCCCAaagatgctgctgaacatccagACGCAGAGCAGAGCGATCTCCTATGAAGGCTGTCTCAGTCAGATGtactttttcatgctttttggAGGATTAGACCACTTCCTCTTGACAGTGATGGCCTATGATCGgtttgtggccatctgtcacccATTGCACTACATGGTCATCATAAACCCCAAGTTCTGTGGCATCCTTCTCCTGGGATCCTGGATACTGAGTGTTCTTGTCTCTCTATTACATGACTTACTGATTTTGCGACTCTCTTTTTGCACAGAGCTGGAAATCCttcactttttctgtgaacttaaGCAGGTGATCCAACTTGCTTGCTCTGATAGGTTCCTCAATGACCTGGCAGTGTATTTG GCCTTGGGGTGTATCTGA